In Acidiphilium acidophilum, one genomic interval encodes:
- a CDS encoding RNA polymerase sigma factor has protein sequence MTTHAAIEQTIPSLRRFARALLGTAQDADDLVHDALVDALARPRLGMADQQVRPWLFAILRNRFLSDRRRAKHRATTPLDDSGGPAAAVRPGQEAGLQMRDLTIGLAGLPVEQREILLLVTVEGFTYAEVAAMLDLPLGTVMSRLSRARDRLNDFMDGTARPRLRSVS, from the coding sequence GTGACCACGCATGCTGCCATCGAGCAGACGATCCCGTCGTTGCGCCGTTTCGCCCGTGCTTTGCTCGGCACCGCGCAGGATGCCGATGATCTGGTGCATGACGCGCTGGTCGATGCGCTGGCACGGCCCAGGCTCGGCATGGCGGATCAGCAGGTCCGGCCATGGCTGTTCGCCATCCTGCGCAACCGCTTCCTCAGCGACCGTCGGCGCGCCAAACACCGCGCCACGACCCCGCTCGATGACTCGGGCGGCCCGGCTGCCGCCGTGCGACCCGGCCAGGAAGCGGGGCTCCAGATGCGCGACCTCACGATCGGGCTCGCCGGCTTACCCGTGGAGCAGCGCGAAATCCTCCTGCTCGTCACCGTCGAGGGTTTCACCTATGCCGAGGTGGCGGCGATGCTCGACCTGCCGCTCGGCACGGTGATGTCGCGGCTCAGCCGCGCCCGCGACCGGCTCAACGATTTCATGGACGGCACCGCCCGTCCCCGCTTGCGGAGCGTTTCATGA
- the mdoH gene encoding glucans biosynthesis glucosyltransferase MdoH, translating to MNLPDDRLGAPPAALRGRRALVLALNLISYVLLGVMMVRVLGGDGLSIPALCFLLLFLLGLPWTLLGFWNAVIGFVIARLVTDPARYTNPALARTALDAPITAMTAICLMIRHEDVTPCFARLGAMIDDIDASGAGDHFTFHVLSDSQLPDAIADEAAAFARLRDGRNRPDAIIYRRREANTGFKAGNMRAFATTARDTHDYMIVLDADSMMSADAMLRLVRVMQANDRLGILQSLVVGRPAASGFARIFQFGMRHAMRMQTVGTAWWQGPSGPFWGHNAIIRLRPFVDCCDLPVIPGRGPLRGDLLSHDQVEAVLMRIAGYEVRVIADEFGSSEENPPDILEFIKRDLRWCQGNMQYIHLMRLPGLQPMGRFQLINAIMMYVGAPLNFLMLMSGLAIAFTGTGRGFATGLAFALYLIVMAMIFAPRLLGVVDVLLRPGASRRYGGRGRLLTGVIIDLVFSLCLGSIMLVIQALFMLSLALGRRAGWQAQNRAARRIGLAAFARTLWPVMLYGAFAGLVLAAVAPGALPWAVPTIGPCLAVVPFAALSAQPGIGAWLARHHVCAIPEEVAS from the coding sequence ATGAACCTCCCGGACGACCGATTGGGCGCTCCGCCCGCCGCTCTGCGCGGTCGCCGGGCGCTGGTTCTGGCCCTCAACCTGATCAGTTACGTGCTGCTGGGTGTCATGATGGTGCGCGTGCTCGGTGGCGATGGGCTGAGCATCCCCGCCCTGTGCTTCCTCCTGTTGTTCCTGCTCGGCCTGCCGTGGACCCTGCTCGGCTTCTGGAACGCGGTGATCGGGTTCGTGATCGCGCGGCTGGTGACCGATCCCGCACGCTACACCAACCCCGCACTTGCCCGCACGGCCCTCGATGCACCGATCACGGCGATGACCGCCATCTGCCTCATGATCCGCCACGAGGACGTGACCCCCTGCTTCGCGCGGCTGGGGGCGATGATCGATGATATCGACGCGAGCGGCGCCGGCGATCATTTCACCTTTCATGTTCTCAGCGACAGCCAGTTGCCGGACGCGATTGCCGATGAAGCGGCGGCCTTTGCACGCCTGCGGGACGGGCGGAACCGGCCGGACGCGATCATCTACCGGCGGCGCGAGGCGAATACCGGTTTCAAGGCCGGCAATATGCGCGCCTTCGCAACGACGGCCCGCGACACCCACGACTACATGATCGTGCTGGACGCCGACAGCATGATGTCAGCCGATGCCATGCTGCGGCTGGTCCGGGTGATGCAGGCGAACGACCGGCTGGGCATCCTGCAATCGCTCGTGGTCGGCCGTCCGGCGGCGAGCGGCTTCGCGCGGATCTTTCAGTTCGGCATGCGTCACGCAATGCGGATGCAGACGGTCGGCACCGCGTGGTGGCAGGGGCCGAGCGGGCCGTTCTGGGGCCACAATGCGATCATCCGGCTGCGCCCGTTCGTCGATTGTTGCGATCTGCCGGTGATCCCCGGGCGCGGCCCGCTCCGGGGGGATTTGCTCAGTCACGATCAGGTCGAAGCGGTGCTCATGCGGATCGCCGGGTACGAGGTGCGGGTGATCGCCGATGAGTTCGGCAGTTCCGAGGAAAACCCGCCGGACATTCTGGAATTCATCAAACGCGATCTGCGCTGGTGCCAGGGCAATATGCAATACATCCACCTCATGCGCCTGCCCGGGTTGCAGCCGATGGGCCGGTTTCAACTGATCAACGCGATCATGATGTATGTCGGCGCACCGCTCAATTTCCTCATGCTGATGTCGGGCCTCGCCATCGCCTTCACCGGAACCGGGCGGGGTTTCGCGACGGGTCTCGCCTTCGCGCTCTATCTGATCGTGATGGCGATGATCTTCGCGCCGCGGCTGCTCGGTGTGGTCGATGTGCTGCTCCGCCCGGGGGCGTCGCGCCGATATGGCGGGCGGGGACGGCTGCTGACCGGCGTGATCATCGATCTGGTCTTCTCGCTCTGCCTCGGTTCGATCATGCTGGTGATCCAGGCACTGTTCATGCTCAGCCTCGCGCTTGGCCGCAGGGCGGGATGGCAGGCGCAGAACCGCGCCGCGCGCCGGATCGGGCTGGCGGCATTCGCGCGCACGCTCTGGCCGGTGATGCTCTATGGCGCCTTTGCCGGGCTCGTGCTCGCCGCCGTCGCCCCCGGCGCGCTGCCCTGGGCGGTGCCGACGATCGGGCCATGCCTCGCGGTGGTGCCGTTTGCCGCCCTGTCCGCCCAGCCGGGGATCGGCGCATGGCTCGCCCGGCATCATGTCTGCGCGATCCCCGAGGAAGTCGCGAGCTGA
- a CDS encoding molybdopterin-dependent oxidoreductase: MSPKPPIVRHDDLKPGFARLRRRGLLRGSFSLGALTLLTGCDLSTHSGVDAALEAMLRFDDRIQEALFDKSRLAETYPASAITHPFRFNAYYPEWQVRIIDPATWRLGVSGLVRETRAWSVADLRALPQQSQITRHICIEGWSQIGQWSGVPLHVFLKRIGADLRAKYVSFTCFDGYSTSIDMPSALQSQTILALDFESKPLTPEWGAPLRLRIPTKLGYKSAKNLQSIAVTNKYPGGYWENQGYDWFAGV, from the coding sequence ATGAGCCCGAAACCCCCGATCGTGCGGCACGATGATCTGAAACCCGGGTTCGCCCGCCTCCGCCGTCGCGGCCTGTTGCGCGGCAGCTTCTCCCTCGGCGCGCTCACCCTGCTTACCGGCTGCGACCTCTCGACCCATTCCGGCGTCGATGCCGCCCTCGAAGCGATGCTCCGTTTCGACGACCGTATCCAGGAAGCCCTGTTCGATAAATCGCGGCTCGCGGAAACCTATCCGGCGAGCGCGATCACCCATCCGTTCCGTTTCAACGCCTATTACCCGGAATGGCAGGTTCGGATCATCGATCCCGCAACCTGGCGCCTCGGCGTGAGCGGGCTGGTGCGCGAAACCCGCGCCTGGAGCGTTGCGGATCTGCGCGCCCTGCCGCAGCAGAGCCAGATCACCCGCCACATCTGCATCGAGGGCTGGAGCCAGATCGGCCAATGGTCCGGCGTTCCGCTCCATGTCTTTCTCAAGCGCATCGGTGCCGACCTGCGGGCGAAATATGTCAGCTTCACCTGCTTCGATGGCTATTCCACCAGCATCGACATGCCGAGCGCCCTGCAATCGCAGACCATTCTGGCCCTCGATTTCGAGAGCAAGCCGCTCACCCCGGAATGGGGCGCGCCCTTGCGCCTGCGTATCCCGACCAAGCTCGGCTACAAAAGTGCGAAAAACCTGCAATCCATCGCGGTGACCAACAAATACCCCGGTGGATACTGGGAAAATCAGGGCTACGACTGGTTCGCTGGCGTCTAG
- a CDS encoding substrate-binding domain-containing protein, which produces MLKSSFIGLALIASLFGAEAAHAEAPIHVYGPGGPAPAMQEAAKAFGAAHHVEVLVVAGPTPKWLDQAKANADLIFSGAETMMSDFQTAMPTEIDPASVEPLYLRPAAILVRPGNPDHITGITDLFKPGHHILVVNGAGQQGLWEDVAGRTGSIADIRGFRHNIAMVAGNSAAARADWIKDKSLDAWLIWNIWQVANPSLATTVPIAPRYAIYRDAGIALTHAGEARPMVRQFAAFLASAKGKAIFTKWGWQ; this is translated from the coding sequence ATGCTCAAATCCAGTTTCATCGGTCTCGCCCTCATCGCATCCCTGTTCGGTGCCGAAGCCGCCCATGCCGAAGCCCCGATCCATGTCTATGGGCCGGGCGGGCCTGCCCCCGCCATGCAGGAGGCGGCAAAGGCCTTCGGCGCGGCGCATCACGTCGAGGTCCTCGTCGTCGCCGGTCCCACGCCGAAATGGCTCGATCAGGCAAAGGCCAATGCCGATCTGATCTTCAGCGGTGCCGAAACCATGATGAGCGATTTCCAGACCGCTATGCCCACCGAGATCGATCCCGCGAGCGTCGAACCGCTCTATCTGCGCCCGGCGGCGATTCTGGTCCGCCCCGGCAACCCGGACCACATCACCGGCATCACCGATCTGTTCAAGCCGGGGCATCATATTCTGGTGGTCAACGGCGCGGGTCAGCAGGGATTGTGGGAGGATGTCGCGGGGCGCACCGGCAGCATCGCCGATATCCGCGGCTTCCGGCACAACATCGCCATGGTCGCCGGCAACAGCGCCGCCGCGCGCGCCGACTGGATCAAGGACAAATCGCTCGACGCCTGGCTGATCTGGAACATCTGGCAGGTCGCCAATCCCAGCCTTGCCACCACCGTGCCGATCGCACCCCGATACGCAATTTATCGCGATGCCGGAATCGCTCTGACCCATGCCGGCGAAGCGCGCCCCATGGTCAGGCAATTCGCGGCATTTCTCGCCTCGGCAAAAGGAAAAGCGATTTTCACGAAATGGGGCTGGCAGTAA
- a CDS encoding A24 family peptidase, producing the protein MTASDPFSLAWAGVILLCLIYAAVCDIAVRLIPNRISAAIAGLAVPLRLADHQLVPGLLVAGLIFAVLTLFWMMRLLGGGDVKLWTACTLLVAPNGLDQGRFAIRVMLVGGLLAVVYLILRSIVRLRGRRAVPVQHDPPPRRSLIARIWRTEQWRARHNGSIPYGVAIAASAIITLWPQVPR; encoded by the coding sequence ATGACCGCGAGCGATCCGTTTTCGCTCGCATGGGCCGGTGTCATTTTGCTTTGTCTGATCTACGCCGCCGTCTGCGACATTGCGGTGCGCCTGATCCCCAACCGCATAAGTGCGGCGATTGCCGGCCTCGCCGTGCCGCTCCGGCTGGCCGATCACCAGCTGGTTCCGGGATTGCTCGTGGCCGGCCTGATCTTCGCCGTGCTGACCCTGTTCTGGATGATGCGGCTGCTCGGAGGCGGCGATGTAAAGCTCTGGACCGCCTGCACCCTCCTCGTCGCCCCGAACGGGCTGGACCAGGGGCGTTTCGCGATCCGGGTGATGCTGGTCGGCGGCCTGCTTGCGGTCGTCTACCTGATCCTGCGGTCCATCGTCCGTCTGCGGGGGCGCAGGGCTGTCCCGGTGCAACACGATCCACCGCCCCGCCGCAGTTTGATCGCGCGTATCTGGCGCACCGAGCAATGGCGGGCAAGGCATAACGGCTCGATCCCGTATGGCGTGGCGATCGCCGCCTCGGCGATTATAACTTTATGGCCTCAGGTACCGCGATGA
- a CDS encoding RibD family protein, translating into MTIAYDAEGGDERWQSVLRACHDPEPAIGQPVCGLWDIYGPIAACRHYPYVIAQLGQSLDGRIVTAPDQSPAISGPEGLRHLHRLRALVDAVIVGVGTVVADDPRLTVRLAQGPSPARIVIDPRFRLPERAKLLADDGVPVFVVQSCTGERARRVQPVVVPATADHAPGSIAPAAIIASLAQLGFRRILVEGGAHTVSAFLAAGMIDRLHVTVAPVIIGRGLTGCNLTPTNGQHGMIRPQTTIHRLGSDILFDCVFGDIR; encoded by the coding sequence ATGACGATTGCTTATGATGCCGAAGGCGGCGACGAACGCTGGCAGTCCGTGCTGCGGGCCTGCCACGATCCGGAGCCCGCGATCGGCCAGCCGGTATGCGGGCTCTGGGATATCTACGGCCCGATCGCGGCTTGTCGGCATTACCCCTATGTGATCGCCCAGCTCGGACAGTCGCTCGACGGCAGGATCGTCACGGCGCCCGATCAATCTCCCGCGATCAGCGGCCCCGAAGGACTGCGCCATCTGCACCGGCTCCGTGCCCTCGTCGATGCCGTGATCGTCGGCGTCGGCACCGTGGTTGCCGATGACCCGCGCCTCACGGTTCGCCTGGCACAGGGCCCCTCCCCTGCCCGCATCGTCATCGATCCGCGGTTTCGCCTGCCGGAGCGGGCGAAACTGCTGGCTGACGATGGCGTGCCGGTATTTGTGGTCCAGTCCTGCACAGGCGAACGGGCGCGTCGGGTACAGCCGGTCGTGGTCCCGGCAACGGCGGATCACGCACCCGGCTCGATAGCCCCTGCCGCCATCATCGCGAGCCTCGCGCAATTGGGTTTCCGCCGCATTCTGGTGGAAGGCGGCGCACACACGGTCTCTGCCTTTCTGGCGGCGGGAATGATCGATCGGCTTCACGTGACCGTGGCACCAGTCATCATCGGTCGCGGACTGACCGGTTGCAACCTGACCCCTACGAACGGACAGCATGGCATGATCCGGCCGCAAACGACGATCCATCGTCTCGGCAGCGATATCCTGTTCGATTGCGTCTTCGGCGATATCCGATGA
- a CDS encoding AAA family ATPase codes for MSDSQPSRAAGANRTGRPDQLTVLGFVTDSASETVLRDGLNDLAQSGIGNTCDIRRGSAKSTIAAMMRMPAPQILVVDIAGDDRPLQTLGELCDVIEPSVSVLVLGDIDDVELYRSINRRIGAVDYIFKPITREMVARYFASLITNNGHVADSTRGGRVIAVTGARGGIGASSIAFALAWFLGVDSNRHTLLLDADPSIGVALEQFAVEPRTSLRDLLDDDAPLDPERVVEAAVPVQNRLYLLGSPPNPGAEAAARVGRARQIIDALRFRFNFVIVDLPVLPVQSQRELLELTHHRVIVLDPSIGGLRDTLRLLAIPNNPGQPQRPTIVLNREGRPGGLKRKHIEDALKRKVDIAISELPKPFAALVAGGRFAGVGKGPLLRSIHDLSREVGFEVGRKVERA; via the coding sequence ATGAGCGACTCCCAGCCCTCCCGCGCCGCAGGTGCGAACCGGACCGGACGACCCGACCAGTTGACCGTGCTGGGCTTCGTCACCGATAGCGCCAGCGAGACGGTGCTGCGCGACGGATTGAACGATCTGGCCCAGAGCGGCATCGGCAACACCTGCGATATCCGGCGCGGCAGCGCGAAATCGACGATCGCGGCAATGATGCGGATGCCGGCGCCCCAAATCCTGGTCGTGGATATCGCCGGGGATGACCGGCCATTACAGACGCTGGGCGAATTATGCGATGTGATCGAGCCCTCGGTCAGCGTGCTGGTGCTCGGCGATATCGACGATGTCGAACTCTACCGCTCGATCAATCGGCGGATCGGCGCGGTCGACTATATTTTCAAGCCGATCACCCGCGAGATGGTCGCCCGCTATTTCGCCTCCCTGATCACCAATAACGGTCATGTCGCCGATTCGACGCGCGGTGGCCGTGTGATCGCCGTTACCGGCGCACGTGGCGGGATCGGCGCGAGCAGCATCGCCTTTGCTCTCGCGTGGTTCCTCGGTGTCGATTCCAACCGTCATACGCTCCTGCTCGATGCCGATCCCTCGATCGGCGTGGCGCTCGAACAATTCGCGGTTGAGCCGCGGACATCCCTGCGCGACCTCCTCGACGACGATGCGCCGCTCGATCCCGAGCGCGTGGTGGAGGCGGCGGTCCCGGTGCAGAACCGGCTCTATCTGCTCGGCTCGCCCCCGAACCCCGGTGCGGAAGCCGCGGCGCGGGTCGGACGGGCGCGCCAGATCATTGATGCGCTGCGGTTCCGCTTCAATTTCGTGATCGTCGATCTACCGGTCCTGCCGGTTCAGTCGCAGCGCGAATTGCTTGAACTGACCCATCATCGGGTCATTGTCCTCGATCCAAGTATCGGCGGGTTGCGCGATACGTTGCGCCTGCTGGCCATTCCCAACAATCCCGGTCAGCCGCAGCGGCCCACGATCGTGCTCAATCGCGAGGGTCGGCCCGGCGGGTTGAAGCGCAAGCACATCGAGGATGCGCTGAAACGCAAGGTCGACATCGCAATCTCCGAATTACCAAAACCCTTCGCGGCCCTCGTGGCGGGTGGTCGCTTCGCGGGGGTAGGCAAAGGTCCGCTGCTTCGGTCAATCCACGACCTCTCGCGCGAGGTCGGGTTCGAGGTCGGTCGCAAGGTCGAACGCGCATGA
- a CDS encoding glycosyltransferase family 4 protein, with amino-acid sequence MLPQPEPEPRLIFAVPGSITTRTGGSIYDRRVSAALRDRGWNVDIVECSGHFPAPSETDLLALDRVLGSCPDRALVMIDGLIFGAIPGMAARHAARLRLVALVHHPLALETGLGIEAIARYRDAEQRALRCAAGVITTSETTAAILIRDYAVAPGCITIAPPGTDRPAHRGRDPAQPTIALLAVGAVIPRKGYDVLVEALRHLADLDFACLIIGNIERCPATVAALRAAIRAGGLDHRITLAGEVDDVDRAYANADIFVLPSRYEGYGMVFGEALTHGLPIVATVAGAIPSVVPADAGHLVPVDDPIALADALRGVITEPEHRARLAAGSRRAVRDLPDWTDTARLIGEALRKLPD; translated from the coding sequence TTGCTCCCCCAGCCTGAGCCTGAGCCCAGGCTGATCTTCGCGGTTCCGGGCTCGATCACGACACGGACTGGTGGATCGATCTACGACCGGCGCGTGAGTGCGGCCTTGCGGGACCGGGGATGGAACGTCGATATCGTCGAATGTTCCGGCCATTTCCCTGCGCCCTCGGAAACCGACCTCCTCGCCCTCGACCGCGTTCTGGGATCGTGTCCCGATCGGGCGCTGGTCATGATCGATGGACTGATCTTCGGGGCGATCCCCGGCATGGCGGCCCGTCACGCGGCTCGATTGCGTCTGGTCGCCCTGGTGCACCACCCGCTCGCGCTGGAGACCGGTCTCGGTATCGAGGCCATCGCGCGGTACCGCGACGCCGAACAACGTGCACTGCGTTGTGCGGCGGGCGTGATCACCACCAGCGAGACCACCGCTGCCATCCTGATCCGTGACTATGCCGTTGCGCCCGGATGCATAACGATCGCGCCGCCCGGAACCGATCGCCCGGCCCATCGCGGGCGCGACCCCGCGCAGCCGACGATTGCGCTGCTCGCGGTCGGGGCGGTGATTCCACGAAAAGGATACGACGTGCTGGTGGAGGCACTCCGCCATCTCGCCGATCTGGATTTCGCCTGCCTGATCATCGGCAATATCGAACGTTGCCCGGCGACGGTGGCTGCGTTGCGCGCGGCGATCCGCGCGGGCGGGTTGGATCACCGGATCACCCTGGCCGGTGAAGTGGATGATGTCGACCGCGCTTATGCCAATGCTGACATCTTCGTGCTGCCGAGCCGGTATGAAGGCTACGGCATGGTCTTCGGCGAAGCGCTTACTCACGGTTTGCCGATCGTCGCGACCGTTGCGGGGGCGATCCCGAGCGTGGTTCCCGCCGATGCCGGGCATCTGGTCCCGGTCGATGATCCAATTGCCCTCGCGGACGCTTTGCGTGGAGTGATCACCGAACCGGAGCATCGGGCACGCCTTGCGGCAGGGTCCCGGCGCGCGGTGCGCGATTTGCCGGACTGGACTGACACTGCGCGATTGATCGGGGAGGCGCTGCGCAAGCTGCCAGACTGA
- a CDS encoding cytochrome b/b6 domain-containing protein, with amino-acid sequence MRPLRSARPAHPVPIRIMHWIGVYAIGCMMFSGWEIYDASPSLPFLFPQWTGLGGWLGGALAWHLSAMWLLFADGLAYLAYGIATGHFRRDLAPPHPREVGRDLGAALRFALPHRIGHYNAVQRLLYAGIIIVITFAVATGLAIWKPVQFGWLTGLFGGYPIARGIHLAMMGLIATFVVIHVTLVAFYPRTLVSMIANTSADPETTP; translated from the coding sequence ATGCGTCCGCTTCGATCCGCGCGGCCGGCGCATCCGGTCCCGATCCGCATCATGCACTGGATCGGCGTCTACGCGATCGGCTGCATGATGTTCAGCGGCTGGGAAATCTACGATGCCTCGCCCAGCCTGCCGTTCCTGTTCCCGCAATGGACCGGTCTCGGTGGCTGGCTCGGCGGCGCGCTGGCCTGGCACCTGAGCGCGATGTGGCTGCTCTTCGCCGATGGGTTGGCCTATCTCGCCTACGGCATCGCCACCGGCCATTTCCGCCGCGACCTTGCCCCACCCCATCCGCGCGAGGTCGGGCGCGATCTCGGCGCCGCACTTCGCTTCGCCCTGCCGCACCGGATCGGCCACTACAATGCGGTGCAGCGCCTGCTCTATGCCGGGATCATCATCGTCATCACTTTCGCGGTCGCCACCGGGCTCGCGATCTGGAAACCGGTTCAGTTCGGCTGGCTTACCGGGCTGTTCGGCGGCTACCCGATCGCGCGCGGCATCCACCTCGCCATGATGGGCCTGATCGCGACCTTCGTGGTGATCCATGTCACGCTGGTGGCGTTCTACCCGCGCACCCTGGTCTCGATGATCGCGAACACCAGCGCCGATCCGGAAACCACGCCATGA
- a CDS encoding anti-sigma factor family protein: MTQNTPPITDDDLHAYVDGVLGPEREAIVAAYLAQHPGQNRRIESWRRQREQLRAGLAGIVEQPLAPELTMAHLASASRQRRFGWIADHARAAALVLLAFGIGASSGWFVRADLGIHRDPAATGIAALKLETRAAYRIFAPTTPTRTTAPDLTAAVGHDFSPPDLTASGYTVGRIEWLATLHGPAAVVMYRAPDARPLLLLVRRMDVPAHSDRMTEDHRNGHTMFTWISHGVGFSVAAEVEPARLHRIANRIRADQHAL; this comes from the coding sequence ATGACGCAGAATACCCCCCCGATTACCGATGACGATCTTCACGCCTATGTCGATGGCGTGCTCGGCCCGGAGCGCGAAGCGATCGTCGCCGCGTATCTGGCGCAGCATCCCGGGCAGAACCGCCGGATCGAGAGCTGGCGTCGCCAGCGCGAACAGCTCCGCGCGGGACTCGCCGGCATCGTCGAACAGCCGCTCGCGCCCGAACTGACGATGGCGCACCTCGCTTCAGCCAGCCGGCAGCGCCGCTTCGGCTGGATTGCCGATCACGCCCGGGCCGCCGCGCTGGTCCTGCTCGCTTTCGGGATCGGGGCGTCCTCGGGCTGGTTCGTTCGGGCCGATCTGGGGATACATCGCGACCCCGCCGCAACCGGCATTGCCGCCCTGAAACTCGAAACCCGCGCCGCCTACCGGATTTTCGCCCCCACCACGCCCACACGCACGACGGCGCCCGACCTCACAGCGGCGGTCGGTCACGATTTCAGCCCGCCCGATCTGACCGCATCCGGCTATACCGTCGGGCGGATCGAATGGCTGGCGACCCTGCACGGCCCTGCTGCGGTGGTGATGTACCGGGCACCCGATGCGCGCCCGCTGCTTCTTCTGGTCCGCCGGATGGATGTCCCCGCGCACAGCGACCGCATGACCGAGGATCATCGCAATGGTCACACCATGTTCACCTGGATCAGCCACGGTGTCGGCTTCTCGGTTGCTGCCGAGGTCGAACCCGCGCGCCTGCACCGCATCGCCAACCGGATCAGGGCAGATCAACATGCGCTGTAG
- a CDS encoding 6-pyruvoyl trahydropterin synthase family protein, translating to MYALEIRDHIMIAHSLNGAVFGPAQRMHGATFVIDVAFFRETLDPDNIVVDIGRAGDALRTVLAELNYANLDTHEAFKGAVTTTEFLARHVFDRLAAAIRAGDLGPHAEGIGRMRVTLRESHIARAWYEASLAPPA from the coding sequence ATGTACGCTCTTGAAATTCGCGATCACATCATGATCGCCCATAGTCTGAACGGTGCGGTATTCGGCCCGGCGCAGCGGATGCACGGGGCGACCTTCGTGATCGATGTCGCGTTCTTTCGCGAAACCCTCGATCCGGACAATATCGTGGTGGATATCGGCCGGGCGGGCGATGCGCTGCGAACGGTTCTGGCGGAACTCAACTACGCCAATCTCGATACTCATGAGGCGTTCAAAGGTGCTGTCACCACCACCGAGTTTCTGGCCCGCCACGTGTTCGACCGGTTGGCGGCTGCGATCCGCGCCGGCGATCTCGGACCGCACGCCGAGGGGATCGGGCGCATGAGGGTCACGCTGCGGGAATCGCATATTGCCCGCGCGTGGTACGAGGCGTCGCTTGCTCCCCCAGCCTGA
- a CDS encoding zinc-dependent alcohol dehydrogenase, whose translation MTGPAKAQALWITAAGHAALREAVLPPLPPGWVRVRAVTSGISRGTESLVFRGGVPVSERSRMRAPFQDGMFDYPVKYGYAMVGEIIAGPDDRVGETVFCLHPHQDLFDVPADAALTLPAGVSPARAALAPQIETALNASWDAAIGIGDTIAVVGAGVIGCLVGYLCAKLPGGEVILIDHNAGRAAIATRLGCRFQQPGAPPSEECDVVFHASSSGAGLDHALAWAGFEARIIELSWYGDRSVTIGLGAGFHSRRLAIIASQVGHIAPSHRARWTHERRLRLALALCADPVLDVLVADATPFADSAAHYGAILSDPATLCHRFLYRGD comes from the coding sequence ATGACTGGCCCGGCAAAGGCTCAGGCACTCTGGATCACCGCCGCCGGCCACGCCGCCCTGCGTGAGGCTGTGCTGCCGCCATTGCCGCCGGGATGGGTGCGGGTTCGCGCGGTGACGAGCGGGATCAGCCGGGGGACGGAATCGCTGGTGTTTCGCGGCGGCGTGCCGGTGAGCGAGCGCAGCCGGATGCGCGCGCCGTTTCAGGACGGCATGTTCGATTATCCGGTCAAATACGGCTACGCGATGGTCGGGGAGATTATCGCCGGACCCGATGACCGGGTGGGGGAGACCGTATTCTGCCTTCATCCGCATCAGGATCTGTTCGATGTTCCGGCTGACGCGGCTCTGACCCTGCCCGCAGGCGTCTCGCCGGCACGCGCCGCTTTGGCGCCGCAGATCGAGACCGCGCTCAACGCTAGCTGGGATGCCGCGATCGGCATCGGTGATACGATCGCGGTCGTGGGCGCTGGTGTGATCGGTTGCCTCGTCGGTTATTTGTGCGCGAAGCTCCCCGGCGGTGAAGTGATCCTGATCGACCACAACGCTGGCCGCGCCGCGATCGCAACCCGACTGGGTTGCCGGTTTCAGCAGCCCGGCGCACCGCCCAGCGAGGAGTGCGACGTGGTCTTTCATGCCTCCAGCTCGGGTGCCGGGCTCGACCACGCGCTGGCCTGGGCCGGGTTCGAGGCACGGATCATCGAGTTGAGCTGGTATGGCGACAGGTCGGTGACGATCGGGCTCGGTGCCGGTTTCCACAGCCGCCGCCTTGCGATCATCGCCTCGCAAGTCGGTCATATCGCGCCATCGCACCGGGCGCGCTGGACACACGAGCGGCGATTGCGCCTTGCCCTCGCTTTGTGCGCCGATCCGGTTCTCGATGTCCTCGTTGCGGACGCCACACCGTTCGCGGACAGTGCTGCGCATTACGGCGCCATCCTGTCCGACCCGGCGACGCTGTGCCATCGTTTTCTCTATCGAGGTGATTGA